A genome region from Plasmodium vivax chromosome 11, whole genome shotgun sequence includes the following:
- a CDS encoding U2 small nuclear ribonucleoprotein A, putative (encoded by transcript PVX_115445A), whose protein sequence is MRITVDMINEAHQTKNPANENTIVLRGNKITVIENLGVTKDYFECIDLSDNEILKLNNIPYLQRLKTLILCNNKIARIDSDIFENIPNLNSLVLTNNKIEKLTDLNSLFKAKNLTRLSLLENAVTKLENYREYLIYNLPSLRYLDFIKIKMKDREAAEEAMKNFSPDESKGPTQEK, encoded by the exons ATGAGGATAACAGTCGATATGATAAATGAGGCTCATCAAACGAAAAATCCAGCCAACGAAAATACCATAGTGTTAAGAG GAAACAAAATAACCGTTATCGAAAACTTAGGAGTGACGAAGGACTACTTTGAATGCATAGACCTGAGTGATAATGAAATTCTTAAGCTAAATAACATCCCCTATCTGCAAAGATTAAAAACGTTAATACTGTGTAACAATAAGATAGCCAGAATCGACAGtgacatttttgaaaacattCCAAATTTGAATTCGCTAGTTCTGACAAATAATAAG ATTGAAAAATTAACCGATTTGAACTCTCTCTTTAAGGCCAAAAACTTAACGAGACTTAGCCTATTAGAAAATGCCGTGACCAA GTTGGAAAACTATCGCGAGTATTTAATATACAATTTGCCATCTTTGAGGTACCTagatttcataaaaataaaaatgaaggatcGGGAAGCCGCAGAAGAAGCGATGAAGAACTTCAGTCCAGATGAGAGCAAAGGTCCGACGcaggaaaaatga
- a CDS encoding hypothetical protein, conserved (encoded by transcript PVX_115435A) has protein sequence MEEIELHIIKNEIIKIGDKLIDSDDIFHLCKRIQRSRITQCIDAILECIFYMPVKIGIYATILGIITKDDEKLKLQLFLKLNHNIEVFIKDNSLHCLLWIRCIIGLSCCHVFPFSQCLNLFKNLYELCIELYKEKEFIKGDNILYLFLSNFFYISKQIYDENKEDLDSMLTSCFDLIEKRQEHIDNIDIDNNDLATVEYIYIYINSVIHSDNFYDRLFYLKSALYNYVQNNLKSVATHRFYQKEIFQNIFLKKEGLEDGLPGEEQESEVQRVVLLENGDHVVGGVADNASQNDLGNSGKDPSGGASLQNYKKKEITLPMAIEKCTNVEFFANYECAQSIFSLQIKFKTKHADSKNVHDVWLMQEHILHIIQLYNNSVEFSSKILGLYVQLQSKLYNNVLIECIINKLLSSFNKKNYYFYISLVHRLLLINKNLGSVIIRCIKFVLKQIGKLDNESFYLFMELCLYMLSYFAYENKVLKSKENFFKRKYNDMNKIIKVQEENLQKMGLEKGAEAQEGEEPAQLKRKRKRDEGELSGQPSEQPGEQPNEYANEQPGEQPNEYANEQPSEMPNEMPSENPNEMPSENPNEMPNELPNEPPHGGTGAKRTPVILKKNESTLNAMKNLDCKLPFCIEADVKYSSDEEDDGGGNADADNAEKAEKDERGEKDERDERDENDEEESDDEEDDPENDQTDGNKHIFDAQSFKEELENLDMGDNLKKFTNLMYSVKKKYCRKWTRNFYFKSCSLIYKNELENLIPKSVITYCNSFKCDVDRQHEGFHEFAIFTSILKYSIDEINNIEDQFYDMSREDDYNNDVEQKALDKFKDSINAFIQTFFNYLNEKTCLNKVPHYFDNVEKNIHLLDNLSSTNLDGGVFDSYIFPSDFTDGEECWNSYSILILFFKALIFFDSTNVSSLKKTFKNHAVIFSNYKNSGVLTSEEERLQFEMELLSIVYAYFNNSILLNAVVAILLENEIVQELSVMHFIFAKLEDSSLDEYYVLRLIYESIDNLIIRKECTDVEKSKLKRKQTKNENEMLIKELEDKKNELIQKVFLLTNKTIFMLSEKMMKLKNENNAYMSKELLKESLVFLRTYADYVDADQFLQLCQENSFASELTELATIFKYASLKKKNLEGN, from the exons ATGGAGGAGATAGAGCTACATATTATCAAAAATgagataataaaaataggaGATAAGCTAATAGATAGTGATGACATATTTCATTTGTGTAAAAGAATACAGAGGAGCAGAATAACGCAATGCATTGACGCCATTTTggaatgcattttttacatgccAGTGAAGATAGGAATATATGCAACGATATTGGGAATAATAACGAAGGACGATGAGAAGCTGAAGCTGCAGTTATTCTTGAAGCTAAATCATAATATAGAAGTTTTTATAAAGGACAACTCCCTGCACTGCCTATTATGGATAAGGTGTATAATCGGTTTAAGCTGTTGCCAcgtgtttcccttttctcaatgtttaaatttatttaaaaatctgTACGAACTGTGCATCGAGCTGTACAAGGAAAAGGAGTTCATCAAGGGAGACAACATTttgtacttatttttaagCAATTTCTTTTACATATCCAAGCAGATATACGATGAGAATAAAGAGGACTTGGATAGCATGCTGACCAGCTGTTTCgatttaatagaaaaaagaCAAGAACATATTGATAATATAGATATAGATAATAATGACTTGGCGACCGTCGAGTATATTTACATCTACATTAACAGTGTTATACATAGTGACAATTTTTACGATAGgttgttttatttgaaaagTGCGCTGTACAATTATGTGCAGAATAATTTAAAGAGCGTAGCCACGCATAGGTTCTATCAGAAggaaatatttcaaaatatatttttaaagaaggaAGGTTTGGAGGATGGTTTACCTGGGGAGGAGCAGGAGTCAGAAGTTCAGAGGGTTGTTCTTTTGGAAAATGGAGATCACGTTGTGGGTGGCGTAGCGGATAACGCTTCGCAGAACGATTTGGGCAACTCGGGTAAGGACCCCTCTGGTGGGGCATCACTACAAAAttacaagaaaaaagagataaCCCTTCCAATGGCCAtcgaaaaatgcacaaatgtaGAATTTTTTGCGAACTACGAATGCGCCCAGAGTATCTTCAGTCTGCAAATTAAGTTTAAGACAAAGCATGCAGATAGTAAAAACGTGCACGACGTGTGGTTAATGCAAGAGCACATTTTACACATCATCCAACTGTATAACAATAGCGTTGAATTCAGCTCCAAAATATTAGGCCTGTACGTTCAGCTGCAGAGCAAATTGTACAATAATGTGTTAATAGAATGTATCATCAACAAATTGTTGTCCtcttttaacaaaaaaaattactacttTTATATATCCCTCGTTCATAGATTAttgttaataaataaaaatctGGGGAGTGTAATCATCAGATGtattaaatttgttttgaAACAAATTGGGAAGCTGGACAACGAATCTTTTTACCTCTTCATGGAGCTCTGCCTCTACATGCTGTCCTACTTTGCCTACGAGAATAAAGTGCTGAAGAGCAAGGagaacttttttaaaaggaagtATAACGacatgaataaaattataaaggtGCAGGAGGAGAACCTGCAGAAGATGGGCCTCGAGAAGGGGGCGGAGGCCCAGGAGGGCGAGGAGCCCGCGCAGCtcaagaggaagaggaagcgggACGAGGGGGAACTGAGCGGGCAGCCTAGTGAGCAGCCCGGCGAGCAGCCAAATGAATACGCTAATGAGCAGCCAGGCGAGCAGCCAAATGAATACGCTAATGAGCAGCCAAGTGAAATGCCCAATGAAATGCCCAGTGAAAACCCTAATGAAATGCCCAGTGAAAACCCTAATGAAATGCCCAATGAACTGCCAAATGAACCCCCCCACGGCGGAACCGGCGCAAAGAGAACCCCCGTCATcctgaaaaaaaacgaaagcaCGCTGAACGCGATGAAGAACCTGGACTGCAAATTGCCATTCTGCATTGAGGCAGACGTGAAGTACAGCTCAGATGAGGAGGACGATGGGGGAGGCAACGCAGATGCGGATAACGCGGAGAAAGCGGAAAAAGACgaaagaggcgaaaaagaCGAAAGGGACGAACGGGACGAAAATGACGAAGAGGAAAGTgacgatgaagaggatgaCCCAGAAAATGACCAAACTGATGGCAacaaacacatttttgaCGCCCAGAGTTTTAAGGAGGAGTTGGAAAATCTAGACATGGGAGATAATCTGAAAAAGTTCACCAATTTAATGTAtagtgtgaaaaaaaaatattgccgAAAGTGGACTCgaaatttttactttaaatcATGCTCcttgatatataaaaacgaGTTAGAAAATTTGATTCCCAAATCGGTTATCACCTACTGCAACAGTTTTAAATGTGATGTGGATCGTCAGCACGAAGGCTTTCACgagtttgccatttttacctccattttgaagtaCTCCATCGACGAGATTAACAACATAGAAGATCAATTTTATGACATGAGCAGAGAGGACGATTATAATAACGATGTTGAGCAGAAGGCTTTGGACAAATTTAAAGATTCGATTAATGCGTTTATTCAAAcgttttttaattatttaaatgaaaaaacgtgTTTGAATAAAGTGCCCCATTATTTTGATAACGTAGAAAAGAATATTCACCTGTTGGATAACCTTTCAAGTACCAATTTGGATGGCGGCGTTTTTGACAGCTACATTTTTCCAAGTGATTTTACAGATGGTGAAGAATGTTGGAACAGTTACagcattttaattttgttttttaaggCTCTCATATTTTTTGACTCTACAAATGTTTCTTCTTTGAAGAAGACCTTCAAAAATCACGCGGTCATTTTTtcgaattataaaaattcgGGTGTACTTACATCGGAGGAGGAAAGGCTCCAGTTCGAAATGGAATTGCTGTCCATCGTGTACGCCTACTTTAACAACTCCATTTTGCTGAACGCTGTTGTGGCGATTTTGCTTGAGAACGAAATTGTGCAGGAGTTGTCCGtcatgcattttatttttgcgaaattggAGGACTCCAGCTTGG acgAATACTACGTGCTGAGACTGATCTACGAAAGCATAGACAACCTGATCATAAGGAAGGAATGCACGGACGTGGAAAAGAGCAAgctgaagaggaagcaaacCAAGAACGAAAAcgaaatgttaataaaagAATTGGAGGATAAAAAGAATGAGCTCATTCAGAaggttttccttttaaccaataaaacaattttcatgctaagtgaaaaaatgatgaaattaaaaaatgaaaataacgCATACATGAGCAAGGAGCTGTTAAAAGAGTCCTTGGTGTTTTTGCGAACGTACGCCGACTATGTCGATGCTGACCAGTTTTTGCAGCTGTGCCAGGAAAACAGTTTCGCCTCGGAACTGACAGAACTGGCAACTATTTTTAAGTACGCTagtttgaagaagaagaacctcGAAGGGAATTAG
- a CDS encoding hypothetical protein, conserved (encoded by transcript PVX_115440A; Apicoplast targeted protein. Curated by Stuart Ralph, Walter and Eliza Hall Institute of Medical Research, Australia.) has translation MKTILPFSSCLALSFVCTCFKVDKIYETNKTNLFLHLQKNGAHKKYKPRSSTLLNSSKSSSTPSPPLSYEQNVENEAQIRKKIEEERERREQIKKENISFINKNFKYVSNNIPINVEKKYTYETFKYSDEILAYIFFVINLFKHEQYKNKLYKEHLQNEASQGRANWDAHRSELFPPYSNVTNKLSERNQTLVSHFMQKFGDKFKFFNTPERIQREDWANMFKLEQEDKNNFFKNIKMKNEKTKEYYFVIYYCNWQYECMALYNALHRIFHNSYNNVNFYNIANGVDGKGLQTGDDSDNMHQDSEKSTEEGEIITKEDVEKIKEMYIKDMQSGEITDVDSLLSKEENEKNDAEAASTQENSDKDKPPSGEKTNNQTKEGSTQAQTPPDEKKKKTFQEIMAEEKKKLDEEFFLYGYSKYENIEQIKKEEEMIKETKQIIQEEKSNQDKLNNERDFKNILNDFAFHIKNYENMYQLDAEGGEKKDLSENPSKKMSTNLSDAERSAPPHTGPRTSAAANQPDEETNAKREVNINVIFVRLSNSTVIAKTKNIKEKIKKKWIYSHEKEIKFYELILSVMLNENIYYKDIPHMDIFSLTYDKKKLFDFFNQVNSNLKHSFIHKNNVYDIYNNVINENMDVYNFDIHDGDKISQEGTTSENGVPGEAPNPSGDIADSTTNDDVLFEELSLDDEEEEEHSGNYEVIYDGRVHDTHQIDEQPQSNTKNADDSKERDTPHPPPLKKKDQMQYTVIKKKHNKKERSKYETLFKKKYNNIFSNTIKSKLSIEKISSISNVQTYANCTIDTFKNYPLREIFQNISPNENFKIDKNYVYYFNYKIPKEIFPFILQMSLAFKYEHTTLLMNAPKKVQFEFRNV, from the coding sequence ATGAAAACAATTTTACCATTCTCCTCATGCCTCGCGCTCAGTTTTGTCTGCACATGCTTCAAAGTAGACAAAATATACGAAACGAATAAAACGAATTTATTCCTTCACCTCCAAAAGAACGGAGCCCACAAAAAGTACAAGCCCAGATCGTCCACCCTACTCAATAGTAGCAAAAGCAGCAGTaccccttctccccccctcagttatgaacaaaatgtagaaaacGAAGCgcaaattagaaaaaaaatagaagaagaaagggaaagaagggaacaaattaagaaagaaaatatctcatttattaataaaaacttCAAATACGTAAGCAACAACATCCCCATCAATGTTGAAAAGAAATACACTTACGAAACGTTTAAATATAGTGACGAAATTCTCGCATACatcttttttgtaataaatttgtttaagCATGAAcagtataaaaataaattatacaagGAGCACTTACAGAATGAGGCTTCCCAGGGCAGAGCAAATTGGGACGCACACAGGAGTGaacttttccccccctatTCCAATGTGACAAATAAATTGTCCGAAAGGAATCAAACATTAGTATCccattttatgcaaaaatttggggataaattcaaattttttaatacgcCAGAAAGAATTCAAAGGGAAGATTGGGCTAACATGTTTAAACTGGAACAGGAAGacaaaaataacttttttaaaaatataaaaatgaaaaatgaaaaaacgaaggagTACTACTTTGTCATATATTACTGCAATTGGCAGTACGAATGTATGGCACTGTACAATGCCCTCCATCGCATTTTCCACAATTCGTATAacaatgttaatttttacaacattgCGAATGGTGTAGATGGGAAGGGCCTACAGACGGGAGACGACTCAGATAACATGCACCAAGACAGTGAAAAGTCAACGGAGGAGGGAGAGATAATAACCAAAGAGGACGTcgaaaagataaaagaaaTGTACATCAAAGATATGCAAAGTGGTGAAATAACCGATGTAGACAGCTTACTCAGCAAGGAAGAAAACGAGAAGAACGATGCAGAAGCCGCCTCGACGCAGGAAAATTCTGACAAGGATAAACCACCCAGTGGGGAGAAAACCAACAATCAAACGAAGGAAGGGTCGACGCAAGCACAAACTCCCccggatgaaaaaaaaaaaaaaaccttccAAGAGATAATGgcggaggaaaagaaaaagctaGACGAagaattctttttatatggATACTCAAAGTATGAAAACATCGAGCAGAtcaagaaggaagaagaaatgaTAAAAGAAACGAAGCAAATTATCCAGGAGGAGAAGTCAAATCAGGACAAGCTAAACAACGAGAGGGACttcaaaaatattcttaaCGATTTCGCgtttcatattaaaaattacgaaaatatGTACCAACTGgacgcggaggggggggagaagaaggaccTGTCAGAAAATCCGAGCAAAAAGATGAGCACAAATTTGAGCGACGCGGAACGGAGTGCGCCGCCCCACACGGGACCCCGAACAAGCGCTGCCGCCAACCAGCCGGACGAAGAAACGAACGCCAAGCGAGAAGTAAACataaatgtcatttttgttcGTCTGAGCAACAGCACAGTGATTGCGAAGACCAAAaacataaaggaaaaaattaaaaaaaaatggatctATTCGcacgaaaaggaaatcaaATTTTACGAATTAATCCTCTCTGTTATGttgaatgaaaatatttattacaagGACATACCCCATATGGACATATTCTCTCTAACCTACgacaagaaaaaattatttgactTTTTTAACCAAGTGAACTCAAACCTAAAGCACAGCTTCATTCACAAAAATAATGTGTACgatatttacaataatgtGATCAATGAGAATATGGATGTCTACAATTTTGACATCCACGATGGGGACAAAATTTCGCAAGAAGGAACTACATCGGAAAACGGTGTTCCGGGGGAGGCGCCTAACCCAAGCGGTGACATTGCCGACTCCACCACAAACGATGATgtcctttttgaagaactAAGTTTAgatgacgaggaggaggaggaacatTCTGGAAATTACGAAGTGATATATGATGGGCGTGTGCACGACACGCACCAAATCGATGAACAGCCACAGAgtaacacaaaaaatgcgGATGATAGCAAAGAAAGAGATACCCCGCATCCCCcgcctttaaaaaaaaaagaccaaaTGCAGTACAcagttattaaaaaaaaacataataaaaaggaaagaagtaAATACGAAAcattgtttaaaaaaaaatacaacaatATATTCTCCAACACCATTAAAAGTAAACTTtctattgaaaaaattagctCCATATCGAATGTCCAAACATATGCCAATTGTACCATCGACACGTTTAAGAATTATCCCCTCCgtgaaatttttcaaaacatttccccaaatgaaaattttaaaattgacAAAAATTACGTGTACTactttaattataaaatccCCAAAGAAATCTTCCCCTTCATTCTGCAAATGTCCCTAGCCTTCAAATATGAACACACCACTCTTTTGATGAATGCTCCCAAAAAGGTTCAGTTCGAGTTCAGGAATGTCTAA